A portion of the Chiroxiphia lanceolata isolate bChiLan1 chromosome 10, bChiLan1.pri, whole genome shotgun sequence genome contains these proteins:
- the MSL2 gene encoding E3 ubiquitin-protein ligase MSL2 isoform X2, whose product MMMKPSCSWCKDYEQFEENKQLSILVNCYKKLCEYITQTPLARDIIQAVDCSADLLALLKDGSPLHEDAEKPSDAALALCLTHSPVPSTSELPSDAPAGFPSVPEAAHNADGRGSAINGLPSCNGLPGEKLGVSLPSPEHASAIDVCGAGDYIKTEELPGGLQPVCDPVSGGDLCPAGIDICGFSEDMKPGGSLLLSVEEVLRSLETVSGTEVCDSGLQPGLEANMANGPFLQLSPPPLSHNIFMSTEASPHGISCTAATPKVVKLNRKRSRSESDSEKVQPLPISSIICGPTLGASAPVTVKQENKMSLQPIATVPNGGTTPKISKTVLLSNKSMKKNLEHAPKKSHPKAKPGVLKTKDKAKEKVPSSNVMPGSPTKTVYKKPQEKKGCKCGRATQNPSVLTCRGQRCPCYSNRKACLDCICRGCQNSYMANGEKKLEAFAVPEKALEQTRLTLGINVTSIAVRNASTSTSVINVTGSPVTTFLAASTHDEKSLDEAIDMRYDC is encoded by the coding sequence atgatgatgaaacCGTCGTGTAGCTGGTGCAAGGACTATGAGCAGTTTGAGGAGAACAAGCAGCTGAGCATCCTGGTGAACTGCTACAAGAAGCTGTGCGAGTACATCACACAGACGCCCCTGGCCCGGGACATCATCCAGGCCGTGGATTGCTCGGCAGacctgctggccctgctcaaGGATGGGTCCCCCCTGCACGAGGACGCCGAGAAACCTTCCGACgcagccctggctctgtgcctgACACATTCCCCGGTCCCCTCCACCTCGGAGCTGCCCAGCGACGCCCCGGCGGGGTTCCCCTCGGTGCCCGAGGCCGCGCACAACGCGGACGGCCGGGGCTCGGCCATCAACGGGCTGCCCAGCTGTAACGGGCTGCCGGGGGAGAAGCTGGGGGTGAGCCTGCCGTCCCCGGAGCACGCCAGCGCCATCGACGTCTGCGGCGCCGGGGACTACATCAAGACGGAGGAGCTGCCGGGCGGCCTGCAGCCCGTGTGCGACCCCGTGTCGGGCGGCGACCTGTGCCCCGCGGGCATCGACATCTGCGGCTTCAGCGAGGACATGAAGCCGGGCGGGTCGCTGCTGCTCAGCGTGGAGGAGGTGCTGCGCAGCCTGGAGACCGTGTCCGGCACCGAGGTCTGCGACTCGGGCCTGCAGCCCGGCCTGGAGGCGAACATGGCCAACGgccccttcctgcagctctccccccctcccctcagccaTAACATTTTCATGTCCACGGAGGCTTCTCCTCACGGCATCTCCTGCACGGCGGCCACGCCCAAGGTGGTGAAGTTGAACAGGAAGCGGTCCCGCTCCGAAAGCGACAGTGAGAAGGTCCAACCTCTGCCCATCTCCAGCATCATCTGCGGCCCAACCCTGGGAGCGTCGGCTCCCGTGACGGTGAAACAGGAGAACAAAATGTCTCTGCAGCCCATTGCGACTGTACCCAACGGAGGCACCACCCCCAAAATCAGTAAAACTGTGCTCCTGTCTaacaaaagcatgaaaaagaaCCTAGAACATGCCCCTAAGAAATCCCACCCGAAAGCCAAACCGGGGGTGCTGAAAACGAAAGACAAGGCAAAGGAGAAAGTTCCCAGCAGTAACGTTATGCCAGGAAGCCCAACAAAAACTGTGTATAAAAAGccacaagaaaagaaagggtgTAAATGTGGTCGTGCCACCCAAAATCCAAGTGTTCTTACCTGCCGTGGCCAACGCTGCCCTTGCTACTCGAACCGCAAAGCCTGCCTTGACTGCATATGCCGTGGCTGCCAAAACTCCTACATGGCCAACGGGGAGAAGAAGCTGGAGGCGTTTGCAGTGCCAGAAAAGGCCTTGGAGCAGACCCGGCTGACTTTGGGCATTAACGTGACGAGCATTGCGGTGCGCAATGCCAGCACGAGCACCAGTGTAATCAATGTGACAGGGTCACCAGTAACGACGTTTTTAGCTGCCAGTACACATGACGAGAAAAGTTTGGATGAAGCTATAGACATGAGATATGACTGCTGa
- the MSL2 gene encoding E3 ubiquitin-protein ligase MSL2 isoform X1 — protein sequence MNPVNATALYVSASRLVLNYDPGDPQSFSEINKLLPYFRQSLSCCVCGNLLQDPIAPTNSTCQHYVCKTCKGKKMMMKPSCSWCKDYEQFEENKQLSILVNCYKKLCEYITQTPLARDIIQAVDCSADLLALLKDGSPLHEDAEKPSDAALALCLTHSPVPSTSELPSDAPAGFPSVPEAAHNADGRGSAINGLPSCNGLPGEKLGVSLPSPEHASAIDVCGAGDYIKTEELPGGLQPVCDPVSGGDLCPAGIDICGFSEDMKPGGSLLLSVEEVLRSLETVSGTEVCDSGLQPGLEANMANGPFLQLSPPPLSHNIFMSTEASPHGISCTAATPKVVKLNRKRSRSESDSEKVQPLPISSIICGPTLGASAPVTVKQENKMSLQPIATVPNGGTTPKISKTVLLSNKSMKKNLEHAPKKSHPKAKPGVLKTKDKAKEKVPSSNVMPGSPTKTVYKKPQEKKGCKCGRATQNPSVLTCRGQRCPCYSNRKACLDCICRGCQNSYMANGEKKLEAFAVPEKALEQTRLTLGINVTSIAVRNASTSTSVINVTGSPVTTFLAASTHDEKSLDEAIDMRYDC from the coding sequence GAAATTTGCTACAAGACCCTATTGCTCCCACCAACTCCACATGCCAGCACTATGTCTGCAAAACCTGTAAAGGCaagaagatgatgatgaaacCGTCGTGTAGCTGGTGCAAGGACTATGAGCAGTTTGAGGAGAACAAGCAGCTGAGCATCCTGGTGAACTGCTACAAGAAGCTGTGCGAGTACATCACACAGACGCCCCTGGCCCGGGACATCATCCAGGCCGTGGATTGCTCGGCAGacctgctggccctgctcaaGGATGGGTCCCCCCTGCACGAGGACGCCGAGAAACCTTCCGACgcagccctggctctgtgcctgACACATTCCCCGGTCCCCTCCACCTCGGAGCTGCCCAGCGACGCCCCGGCGGGGTTCCCCTCGGTGCCCGAGGCCGCGCACAACGCGGACGGCCGGGGCTCGGCCATCAACGGGCTGCCCAGCTGTAACGGGCTGCCGGGGGAGAAGCTGGGGGTGAGCCTGCCGTCCCCGGAGCACGCCAGCGCCATCGACGTCTGCGGCGCCGGGGACTACATCAAGACGGAGGAGCTGCCGGGCGGCCTGCAGCCCGTGTGCGACCCCGTGTCGGGCGGCGACCTGTGCCCCGCGGGCATCGACATCTGCGGCTTCAGCGAGGACATGAAGCCGGGCGGGTCGCTGCTGCTCAGCGTGGAGGAGGTGCTGCGCAGCCTGGAGACCGTGTCCGGCACCGAGGTCTGCGACTCGGGCCTGCAGCCCGGCCTGGAGGCGAACATGGCCAACGgccccttcctgcagctctccccccctcccctcagccaTAACATTTTCATGTCCACGGAGGCTTCTCCTCACGGCATCTCCTGCACGGCGGCCACGCCCAAGGTGGTGAAGTTGAACAGGAAGCGGTCCCGCTCCGAAAGCGACAGTGAGAAGGTCCAACCTCTGCCCATCTCCAGCATCATCTGCGGCCCAACCCTGGGAGCGTCGGCTCCCGTGACGGTGAAACAGGAGAACAAAATGTCTCTGCAGCCCATTGCGACTGTACCCAACGGAGGCACCACCCCCAAAATCAGTAAAACTGTGCTCCTGTCTaacaaaagcatgaaaaagaaCCTAGAACATGCCCCTAAGAAATCCCACCCGAAAGCCAAACCGGGGGTGCTGAAAACGAAAGACAAGGCAAAGGAGAAAGTTCCCAGCAGTAACGTTATGCCAGGAAGCCCAACAAAAACTGTGTATAAAAAGccacaagaaaagaaagggtgTAAATGTGGTCGTGCCACCCAAAATCCAAGTGTTCTTACCTGCCGTGGCCAACGCTGCCCTTGCTACTCGAACCGCAAAGCCTGCCTTGACTGCATATGCCGTGGCTGCCAAAACTCCTACATGGCCAACGGGGAGAAGAAGCTGGAGGCGTTTGCAGTGCCAGAAAAGGCCTTGGAGCAGACCCGGCTGACTTTGGGCATTAACGTGACGAGCATTGCGGTGCGCAATGCCAGCACGAGCACCAGTGTAATCAATGTGACAGGGTCACCAGTAACGACGTTTTTAGCTGCCAGTACACATGACGAGAAAAGTTTGGATGAAGCTATAGACATGAGATATGACTGCTGa